The following nucleotide sequence is from Corylus avellana chromosome ca7, CavTom2PMs-1.0.
aaaataagttggTTGATCCACGAGATGAAGAAATAAAAGTACtaagaaaaatgtttatatGGCTTGAATTGGTTTTTTCAGCTATGATTCAACAGATAAGCTAGCCTAGCTCACCTGTAGGAAATGCAATCTCCAATTCTTTTTTGATTAAGTTATAAAAACTCtattaagaacaaaaagaatTGATACACATGGTGATAATAATACACTGTTTCAtcaaattacaaagaaaatcCAAAAGAGCTATGAAATCCAAAAATTATTCGTAATATATACTTCCCAAATCATGCAGTTAATCAAATAGAGAAcataaaaaagtgtttttaagcaAGTTCCCAGTCAGTTCTACATCCTTTATGGTATGAAAATTTCTCTTCCAACAAATTGTTCACATAATGCAAAGAGAAGCTGCCCAACAAATCTCAGCTTTTTCATGATGACTAAGTTCTCACTTAATGTAAACACTTCTATCACAGTGCAAGGTATCACCAAATGCACTCCAAATAAAGTTAAGGCCAATGACCACAGTTCTCTAGCCACAACACAATGtaaaagaagatgatccaccatCTTACCAGAGTTCCTACACATGCAACATCTACCCACaatattttttctccttttttctcAATCGTCGAGATTTTACCTAAAGCCGTTGTTCAtaaaaaaatgtcacttttCTTGGCACCTTTTCATTCATTTCAAAGCAGTTAAATTGAACTTGTTGAAATTTTTAGCAAACTAAGGAGTAGAGCAATTAGCATATAGATAATAACATACTACAGATGTCATAATGACCAAATATACCTGTGTCCAGATGGAAAGAAGAATGGATAAGGTTGAAATATATTCCCACTATCATATCGAGGAGGAGACGGAGACCCCACATTCAGGCTTTCTTGAATAGCCATGGCAATCTGTTCATCTTCCTCCAATTGAGCTTTAGTGAGATTTTCATCTTCCTCGGAATGAGCATTTGTAAGATGTTCATCTTCCTTGGAATGAGCTCTAGTAAGATGTTCATCTTCCTCGGAATGAGCTCTAGTAAGATGTTCATCTTCCTCGGAATGAGCTCTCGTAAGATGTTCATCTTCATCCGACTGAGCTCTAGCAAGATGTTCATCTTCATCTGATTGAGGTTCATCAcctaagaaaaataagaaaatagagGATGAGACTTCAGGCTGCCTTTGATTTCAATACAAGTAACTTCCGCATTCAAAGATAATAcctgaatttttcttttcatctaaATGGACCCTTTCCATGTATGAATTGTTTACTACAGTTTAAGGAGACTCATTGTTCATTATGGCTTTCAAGGAGCCATTTATGAATTCATTTATACCAACTTAAATGAGCCATTCAGTTTAAGGAGCCATTTATGCATTCATTTATGAGTCATCActcttatttaataaaattctgGAGAACCCTCCCAGATAACAATTGAGTGATGTCGAGGTCAACACAGACAAACAGTGAAACTTACCAATCACTTTTTTCCCTTTCAGGTCTTCTTCTGCAAGGGACATTGCAATAACATAATCAAGTTGTTCTCTCTCAATATCTGTCAATTCATCCTGCATCCAAGTTCCAATTAGCAATGGACAATAATTGAAACAAGCTAGCATAAAATTTGAGCGAGAATATCACTTCAGAATCTACTCTTAAATTAACTTGTAATATGaaattctattctattctaaGAATCGGCGACTGTTAGCGAATAGGCTAGCTTAAACATATTATAGATGAGCAGGAGCCACATGGCGGTATCTATAAAAAGCAGAAACTATGATTACCACTGAATTACGAGCCTCGTCCCAAATTCTTTCCTCTCCATATCTCCCATGATATTGCCCTCTATGGCTAGAACCTTTAAGAATCTTGGTCAGCCAACCCATAATGTAAAATGTTATTCGCCTGTAGACTGCAAGCTTTTCCCTGCACCCAAGttgttaatttgaattaaagaatCATGTTCCAATCGGCAAAAGGAAATTTGATAGGTGCTCCAAACATCTCTGGCAATAGCTGGTGACTCTTATCAGCCTATTTTTATGTATACCACTGTTTGAGAAGTTCATACAAACATCAATACCGGGGGTGAAAAACTAGAATTAATGTTTGTTACCGTCTGGTAAAGTGTAATATGAGGAAAACACATTAGAGGGTTCTAAGAATAATTCTAGGATGGTAAAGCATGTGtttgaacaatatatataatattaagtGAAAAGACGTAATATGCAATGAAGTTGAAGGAAATGGCAATCTCAAAACAAGTAACATCATTCACAGTGATTGGGAAACATATACAAAAAAACAAGCCTCACAATTTGATTAGTGTCTTAATATGGTACACACCTTACAGATTTTGAGGCAGTAGTTCTATAGAGAAATTGGGAAGGGATATAAGAGCGAAATACCGAAATAACATACTAGTCATTCTCAGAGAGAAATAAACTTTCTGGAATTCAATTCTTTGCGTATACACGCAGTTACAATAAAAGAACATGGAAACCCAATCTAAACAAATCGCTTTATGCCTCATCAATCAAAAACTCGGAGTATGTAATGAAAGAACACTTTacttgcacaaaaaaaaaaaggtaataaaatCACTCACCAAGGTACAAACTTGCCCACAATGCTTCAAATCCTCAAAATTCCTATATGATGTGCAAACAATGGCCTAAATAAATAGGCTGAGAAATCAGCCAAATAGTACCGAACCCCTTATCTATATGGAAACACCCTCCACCAGCCCCATACAATtatgattatttaaaaaaaaaaaaaaaatcaaagcaagtGGAATCTCCCACCTTTACAATTTTCAGATGATAATAACATGACAGGTAATACTGATATGACGCCATAGGTAACAACTTTCAGAAACTCACCCGAAACAGATTTAAAAATCTGCAGAGACAATATAATCTGATGAATCCCGGATCAGACAAAATTCCCAATACCCATGATTGCACAGTCACCAAAGAAGAATTAGAGGACATCAAAGATGTTATCTTTCATTTTCTGGATTGCGTTTTAGCCCTTCAAAGCACTGACCCTTTTCAAACAAAGCCACAATCACAAAAACGTAAGGAAAAGTTTGCGACCAAAAGAGTCAAGTGGGAGAGTACTTGGATCCTAcgcaaaaaaagaaagaaaaaaaaaaagaaaaaagaaaaaaagaagaagaacaagcaAAAACAATGGTTGGAAAGTGTTTTGAAACTTGAACAACTGCTCTTATCCTACCTTCCTTAAAGACCACCAAAAAGACATGGTGAAGCTGTGTAATTGTACTGAAATTCTAACACTTTCTTCTCTTGCTTGTGGGGTCCTCAATATATCCCGATCCCATTTTCCACCGCATTTCCGCAAAATGTCAAAACCCCCATTGAATTGCTTTCCTTCTGGTTGACAAAGATGTCATGGGGAGAAAGTGGGTATTTTTTTGATCTTCCGTTCAGTTTTATTGTTACTAGTGACAGTTTAAGTCTCTGTTCTTTGCATTATGAGGCCTCAAGTGAGCCAGCAGGCCAGAGGGACCCATTTCTTTACCCCACAATGAGATTGTGGCACATATATAGCCAAATGAAAGGCCATAGCACACTACCtcttgcttttaatttttttttgaaacatgcttttaatttttctgaattGTATCCAAGGCCCCAGTTACTTACAATCGTATTTAGAGTGGGATTGACTttgcaaatttaaaaataatgatatgaaattaagcatttagtaaaattgtagtttagtTTAAAACTATGCTCTTAGTTTTTTGGTTTGTGAAAATTACAATGCCAAATGCACTCTTAGTACtctttagtcttttttttttttggttttctaaacAAATCATATGTAgtcatttcctttctttctaaCCTTCATCTATTTTTTCATGAATGGTTTTCTTTCCaccaaaagaaatttttataatttagttTATCAAATTGGTACGTGATTTTTACCccattttaaaaacaaatgttAGAATCACACACtataaaaacaaatatcaaattaataatgcatgtaaaaatcatataatcaattaaaaatgcatataaattcTCCGTacgtataataataataatacatgcaACATACTTCATGCACAAAACAAATGTCTCTTAAGGTAGTAATTTATAGATTATAGTTGTGTATTTTATAGTTGGCTGGTGATCATACGATGAGGTAATAAtccctttttttaattcaaGCAGTTAGGTGCTGATGTGCTCGAAACAGAGATTAAGACTTCTTCACATGCATCGCAACCACTAAGTTTCTTTCAGTGGACGTAATCtcattgagaaataaaatattattcctTTCCCTCCTTTTGACATTAGCAGATGAGCTAGCACATGCTCAGTAGCTTCCATTGAGTGAGTAATGGTCCCCTCAAGTGATGAATGGATATTAACTCATGATATtcttaaggtttttttttttttccccctaagcAATAATACAACCGGAAAGGGCTATAAGGGGGTGCTTTCTGCTACGGATTTGGATCAATTCAGTGGGCAAAAGGAAAATCATTGAGAATACTTCCAAATACGTGGTGTGAAGTGATCCACTCAATTAAATAGAAGCAGCTTGGATGTGCCATATTGACTGGCATCAAGTAATTCTAGCTATAGGGgactccaaaaaataaaaatgggatgCAAGGTTAAGTTTTCAGACTTATTGATGAGGTTTAGTTTAAACAATATTTCCCTTTTTTAATAGATGGATTCAAAGATAGAATCAAGGGTCATGGCTCATGGCCccattgattttaaaattttatcttatttgtttttaagaaaTGATTGATGTCAATATTTTATCTTAAATGCAACGTTTTGTGTAATTTGTTTTTACATCTTTTGCATTAAACGACACTAAATAATGGGTTTTACGTCGTATGACTCCATATgatttcctatatatatatatgctagtcCCTCCTCTCCATATTCTCATTAGTGGGAGAATTTGGCTTACCCATTGACACCCACCATTACAATACAACTGTTTCAgcaataacaaagaaaatggcTTCTGCAGATATTCTGGtatatatgttgattattgTTCTATCATCTCAGATTCAATATCTGGAGCTGCAATTCCCACCACTTAATTAAGAAGGATCTAGAGGGATATTCATGGCCTAAACAATCATTAAGTTTGTGTACCAGTACCACTTTATTCTCaaaagcataatatatatagtagcAACTTGCCTACTGCCTCATGCACCCATGGGGTACCTAACTGGGTCACCTTGGAATATAATTGGAGCAAACTAGTATGATCACATTTATAAGGAAAATGTGTGTTATAAGGTAATGATTTGATTGGCCGGGGATATATGCAGATACCCCACGAGAGTGATGGAATCACTTTCCATAAGAAAGCAAGCACTCTCAGCCGaccatttgtttgtttttgtccctTTCTTAATGCCTCGTCTCCTCAAGTAATCTGCTTTTTTTCGTCCTATTAATTAATCAAAGTTGTTATAATGATTTTGATCTTCTACTCTTCTGGTTGGCGCGACGGATAAAGTTCAATAAAATTCTAACTGTtcattattttttccatttttcttgaaaGATTGAGACCCACAGCCACTAGTTGATGGAGCAGTTTGAAAACAAGCCcgaattcattaaaaaaataataataaattaattaagtttaaacAAATTGTTTAACTAAAGAAATCATGCAAGTTGCCCATGTTGTTGATGATGTATTATATTGGAATATGACGTACTATTTCTAACTTGTTGTTATGCAGAAATTCAAAAGCATCTGCACAATGCTTTTGTCTTCCATCAATCAATGACTTTGATGTCTTGATGGTGCTGCCTTTTCTAATTATCAATATCTTTAAATCTTGCTATTTATAATGACaaaatccttcttttttttactagaaaaatacacattttcctctcttttttgttttgtggtaGACAAATACTAATGGTAATAACACATGCAGATTGCTAGGGCTACGAAGGGTACACATCATCCGTGCTCTTATCCATCCATCGCCATCGATAGCCAGAAGAGTGCTTGCAATGGAATTGGATTCATTAATTTGGAGTGTTATTTGAGTTGTGAATACACGTAgttaaatcacaaattatttcaaaagtttaagcttataaattaatattttaatacttcgCTTCACGTGTAACTCAAACTCTTGCATCAGCAAATAATTATTAAACTAAAATGATGATAAAATgtgaaatcaattaattaaaggtaattaattaagacAAACGAGAAAATGATTTTGCAGATCTTGTcaaaatgatttgtataattgattaaatttttgCTAATTTTCTGTTATATTTGCATTGAATTTTTAGATCGTATTGAAAATTATCGGTCCTAATTCAAACTCGAAGCGGTTAGACAAATTTCCTCTTATAGGAGCACCAACCATACCTAAATTCACTCTTTGTGTACATAGTAAAACAGAGAGGCAGACAATTTTGTCGTCTTAACAAAACCAGCAGGATTTTTTCTTAATAACTATTTCTTTCTTCAGTGATGCTTGTTGTGTAGAAATGGCCTGTCTAACTGCCTTAATAAGTAGAAAAAAGACGACACTACTGCTCAGCCTACCTTCCTCTTTTCGTGTCTGCGGTGCTGTCTTTTCCATCTTTTCGTTTGCTTTAGTTGTCTAAATTTGACTTGTAAAATGACCATATCCAACACACAAAATTCAAACTAGGAGTCTAGGACCAACCTATATAGACATTGTGGGGTGTATTTCATTTTTACCatgaaattattctttttcatttcactCGCTAATAGATACCCAACTAAGCAGGGACGGATCCAagttttaattaggaaaaagattaagggttaacaattttttaggAGGGACCAACTGGCaaaaacactttcttttcttttttgcctaacttttttttcttgtgatttgggGGGGAACCAGGGCCACTCCCGGTCTCCCTCCAGTACGTCATTGCAACCAAGgctgatatttttttttttacataacttGCACGTTTTCACGAAATTAGTATATTATAGTTGAGAAATTTAACACATTTAATCAAATGAGTCTGGTTATGATTAACcaaatataatcttatattcataCCTCGAGACTACCCAAATTTGACATGCGATATTTAgaattaaacaatttttttgatatgACCCAcaaacttaatacaaaattagtgagTTAGCTAGGGCTAAGAGgttaattaaattaactaaattataatttatttatataatcttatacgtATGTCTCGACACAATTTGAATCATACTCCAATACATGCTAAGTCGCGAACTCGAGTGGAGACCTCTTACTAGCCTAATTGGTTACAACCGAAATTGTTTAGGCCGAGTCCATTAAGATGTCTACCTCATATCCTAGGTCCATATTCTGTAGCATCTCCACTGCTCAAGGTCCAGGCCTAGGGCTTTACGATTATTCTTGGGCCTTGATTCATTGAGAGATTAAAGCGAGAACTTGATGATAGAGACCAAACCAGACGGGCTTTTGGGGCCATGGGCCAGACGGGCTTTAGGGGCCATGGGCCAGCcgattttgaaatttgttctTAGTAAATTTGTCCTTagtatctatatatatatataggcataaAAATTAGACTCAATCTCAGTCAAAATAAAAAGTCATCTTCTCACAACCTAAACctcataaaaatagaaaataaactgcaaaaaattaaaagcccaAACCTCATATATTCATTCTTTGACCCCTGGCTGTAGAAACAAAATACtcgtaaaaaaacaaaacaaaacaagcaaataaTTCAATAATTCGGATTTGGCTTACCTGCAGTAGCTTGGTATATCGGCTGGGATTTCTTCTAAGGGTTAAAAaacccttagaaaaaaaaaagtgaattaaaaaataaaaaataaaataactgagACGGCCAAAATAAACTACAAACACCTCAAAACCTTAAAGGAAACTTAAGAAGGTGAAAGTCACTTGGATTCTATCCTTATTTGAAGAAAGTTGAAGAaggatataataataataataataataataataatgttggTGGTTTAAACTAACAAAATGTATGTTGTGAGTCCTTAAACAACTTTGACCAAATGGTGGATGTagaagattagggttttgaatttaAAGAGTGTAAGTTTGGTGCATAAATAATACAAGGGATAGTTAGAATTGGCAGCTTGATGGTTGTTTTATCTTGTATGTAAAGACAAAGCTAAGAACCATTAGTATTTAGATATACAACTCCACACAAAGATAGAGGAAAGACCAAACCAAGAAAGGACAAAACAATTAGAGGCCACAGGAACCAAAAGATTCCCTGCAACAAAACTTTATCTAATCAAAAATTTCCTCAGAATGTCTGTGCCCTTTCCATTATCTTTTTGGTTAAGTCACGTTGCTTTCTTTGGATTTCGGttcaaattacaacaaaaaaaaacttgttgtaaGCATTACTATAACATATCTCCCCCAAAATCAAGCAATGACTGGCCAGAGCTACCAGCTGGtcccaagaaagaaagaaattgattCGAATTGGctgtaatttttgtttggattgAAGTTGTGAAAAGTTCCAGCAAGTTAGTCTTATTGGAGATCGAGACAGCTCTTACAATTGCTTTCCCAATTATATCATAGCGAGGGCATGTAATTGTAGGAGATTCGAGATcctgattaaaaaataatgatctaATTACGAAAGTGTTTGAAATGCTATGTTTTTAATTCACAAATCAATACACATGTTGATGatgaaaaactaaatttttttttttttttttttgatatgtccacacaagagaaaaatgagggGATTCAAAGTTTCCAGGTAAGGGTCTAATTCTAATTCACGTAGAAGTTGGAAAAGAAAACTAGTACGTAATgccctttgtttttttacttgttttggtTAAAATAAATCTCCTATATAGATAGTCCTAGACTCCTAGTAGGAAATAAGAACTAAAAACTAGTACGTCTCGGAAAAGGGTAGACTCGGCCACTCAAGggactactatatatatatcctccaAGAGGCAACCCTGCTTTTCACTAATCgtaggttttgataaagattagtgaagagagagagatagataaTTAGCGATGAACTCAAACTGTATTGCGGGGTGTTTAGATGCTGAAGCCCCGGTGAAGGTAATTAGGTTTGCGAAGCTCTTGCAATGGGCGGAAGCAGACGCAGAGTTCTTGAAAAGGGTAAGcatgaaagagaagagagagacgCAGACGGGTCGCTCTCCATTAATCAACTCTCAAAGTAGTGATCCTGTCGGCCATGAGAGCTATGCCTCAAGCCCCAGGCAGAGATACCTCAGAAGCTACACGTTCCGACGTAAGAAAGAGACGGTTGCCGACAAAACAAAGAAGTGGTTGAAGGCGGTGAACACCGAATCTAAGCGCAGGTCTGATATTAGTGGATCTTGTTCTTTTCTTAAAGGCGTTTTCAAGTTCTTGCTTGTCTGTGTCATCGAAGTTGATGTTCATGAGCATTGAGAAGGGTCTTTCTGGTTTTGTACTAAAACctctgtaatttattttttctatgaaGGGAATATTTACTAAAAGAAACTCAATCAATTGTAgatgatctttttctttttttttttttttttttttttttttccgatgaATGAAATAGATGTTCATGATCAATTGGATTTCTctacttgtttttgtttttttccttcattGCCCTGAAACTTTATTAGGCCTATAAAACTGTagcaatattattattttagttttcataGACAATCTGCTGAAAACTAGAGCAAtggtagcaaaaaaaaaaaaaaaaaaaaggaggaagaatAAAGTGATTGACAAAGAAATTAGGCAATTGCAAATAATTAGCAATTTTGTAGGTGGAACATGCATATTGCATAGGCCAAATAAGGCAGGAAACCAAAGTGAATCACGAATTCATGCTCAATCAGTGGGATGTATTAATATGTTGATCAAATAATCTTGGTCAATGGTCAATACGATCTCTTAAAATAGCACTACCCTATTCTAATTGCTACGGCCTATGGCCTACTCTTTGTTAAAGTTCTACCCCCAACATAGCCCAATAAAAGGAAGAATAAATGTTAATTAAGGACTTGTGTGCAGATTCAACAAGGGCTCTTTAATATATgggaaatgttatgtttttttttttttagtatttttttggtATCCTCTCAATTGTgatatggtttttaaaatcatcaatagattaaaagttaataatgataatctcaaactcaataataattttaaaaaccacattacAGTTGAGAGAATACTATgaaaacactagaagaatacctagcatttctctttttatatatatatataaaaaaatttccatgcAAATCTGTTGGAGATGCTGCCTCACATCTTGAAAGAAGAACTCAACAGAaccaaaaaagattttttaaaaaaaaagaaaaaaaaagaagaagcaaaattgATTGcatcaatttgtaataaatttgcAATAAACTCTCTAGGATTTAAAAAGTAACTTAAAACTTCTGATGATAagtataaataacaaataactcTTCATTCTAAACTTCCGTTGGAAATTTTGACCGAAAGGTCCTAAACCGTCACTGAACAACTCTCAAATCCTTGGGGATAGTTTAGCTACACCCTCTTGCCAATTTGTGGTGGTCCAACCACCAAttagagtgtttttttttttagtatttatatttatatattttttattatagagGACATGCGCGTATCGTATTATTATGGGAATTATTTGTCATCTATGCTTACTACAAAGAGTTTAAAGTCACATTTTAAATCCTAAGGAACTTATTATAATGGTATTCCGTGCTGATTAATTtaacaatgaaaataaaaggagGGTAATCTTGGAATTGGATTTAAAATTGCTGAACTCCAAAAGGGAAAATAAcgaatttccttttttttttcccgattGGGCTTTAGAGCAAGAGGAAACCATATCTTACGTGTCTGCCTTCAAACATCCCAAACGGCCCGAAAGCAAGGCAGGCCAGAACCCATGGCGGCTTGTCAGTTTGCAAGCCTCGAATATGGGCCTGGCCTGGGCAATACCTCGGGCGGCCTTTTTTGTTCCATGAATCATAATGGATCCGGCCCATAATAGCTTTATGCAATTACTTCTTAGGTGGGCCTAGATAAAGCCTGTCAAGTGGTGACAAGGTGGGGCTGATCTGAGCCCATGCATGAGAAGCTCTAGGCCTGTAATAATTGGCATCTACGGATTTTTATATCCGTAAAAGCTGGACCAAAACTTCAATCGCAACTTATATACATGTGATAGCCTTCTTTGTAGTATTTATTTCCCCAAATTATTTGATGATAAAT
It contains:
- the LOC132186477 gene encoding uncharacterized protein LOC132186477, with the protein product MNSNCIAGCLDAEAPVKVIRFAKLLQWAEADAEFLKRVSMKEKRETQTGRSPLINSQSSDPVGHESYASSPRQRYLRSYTFRRKKETVADKTKKWLKAVNTESKRRSDISGSCSFLKGVFKFLLVCVIEVDVHEH